In the genome of Bradyrhizobium ottawaense, the window CTTTCGTACCCGCTCAATGTGTGACGGCCCAGACCGGGGGCCGGCGGGCGCGCCAGAAGGCTCACTCCATTTTTTTCAATTAGCGTGAGGGACAACCATGACAGGTGCGACTGATCCGTTTTCTGCCTCGATCATTCCGTTCGAGGTCCCCGAGCAGATGCGTGCGTTCGCCGAAAAGGGCGTGTCGCAGGCCCGCGAAAACTACGCCAAGTTCAAGGACGTGGCCGAGAGCCACAACGGCACCGTCGAGGCCGTGTTCACCTCGGCCAGCAAGGGCGCGAGCGAATACACCGCCAAGCTGGTGGAGTTCATGAAGGCCAACACCAGCGCCCAGCTGGACTTCGCCCAGCAGCTGTTCGGCCTGAAGTCGCCGGCGGAAGCGCTGGAGCTGTGGACCGGCCACACCCGCACCCAGCTCGAGACCCTCCAGTCCCAGGCCAAGGAGCTGGTCGAGCTCACCCAGCGCGTCGCCGCCGAGACCGCCGAGCCGATCAAGGCCAGCGCCTCGAAGTTCTACAAGCCCGCCGCCTGAGCGGTGAGGCAGGTTTGAACTGGCGAAACCCGGGCCAAGCGCCCGGGTTTTTCTTTGCCTCTCCCGCTTGCGGGTATGCTGGTAGCCACGAAGGTCGTCATGCCCGGGCTTGTCCCGGGCATCCACGTTCTCAGTGCCGCGCGCAAAGGCGTGGATGGCCGGGCCAAGCCCGGCCATGACGATGTGGGAGCCTGAGCGCCTAAAGCTTCAGCGTCACACGCGGTGCCCTGCTCGAGCGGACGGCGGGCAGCGTAACCCCTCGATGCCCGCCATCAAGCCCGATTTCGTCGCATCGACGGCGATTTCAGCTGGTTTTTCGCCCCATTGCGGCCTTGCCAAACCGGGCCGTTGCACCTAGTTTCCGCCCCGTCCAGCCCCCTAGGTCGACGGCCTTTTCAGGTAGCCCCGAGGGCGGCTCGCCAGGATGCAGTTGTAGCTCAGTTGGTTAGAGCGCCTGTCTGTGGAACAGGAGGTCGGTGGTTCGAGCCCACCCAACTGTACCAGCGCCTCCACGTCAGCCATCCAGCTTGTCGAACGGTCTGAGATCAGCAGCTCTCCTGAAGCCAAGTCACTTTAATCAAAGATTGAACGTGCATGCGTCTCAACCGGCTTCTCGGATTGGGACTGAGCGCTCTATCGTCTTCGCATTGGGCCGAGGCTCGTTGGTCGTCGGGGTGGTGCATGATTGGTGGAGCTTCGGAGAAAGTAGGGGGCGCGAGCCGCCCGGATAGTGTCATTTGGTACGAGCGCCTGGCTGGTGCGGCGCTTGTCACGGGCTTGGGGTCGGCTGCTGCGAATCCCGCCAGCCTCGCCAAGTACTACAGCCTGTATCCAATCGGCTATCCGATCATGTTCCTTTGCTCCATCTTAGGGCAGTCGCTTTGGATTTGGCTGATTGCGCGAAAGCGACAGAATTGGGCTCGCTGGATCAGTCTCGTCATGGTCATTATCGGAATTCCGAGCGTCATCATCGACTTCGACGAACGTTTCCGGCTCAACGCTGTTGCGGCGATCCTCTTTCACATCGGATATCTATTGTTGGTAGTCGCCGTGGTGCTGCTCTTTCGCAGCGACGCCCGCCAGTGGTTCTCGCGCGCGCGTGTCGCGCCAGACGTCTAACGATTGTGTTGCTCTTTCAGTAGCGTCCCTTGCGATATATTTTCAACGTTCCCGGAAAATGAAGTGCCGCGAGTACTGCTCATGCAACGGAGTAAGCACTGGTCGAGCCGCGGCAAAGACGGAAGAACTTTCATTGTCAGTTAAGCGCACTGTCACCGTAATTCGGAGCGATATTTTCATGCATTCGCCGGGCGATAGTTTCCGCCTGAACGCATGGGTGCCGCAGCCGTAACGCAAGCAGGGAATTGCGGTGAGGGTGCACGAAAGACGTTTGCGCGGACAGTGCACCAAACCCTCGACGCGGGGAGTGCCCCATCCGCAACGCTGTTCAAAGCCAATTCTGTCCGCCGTCACCGTAGCTCCTCGTTCCGCAATGCGCTATCGGTAGTGAACCAAAGACGTTCAAGGACCAACAAGCCAGGCAAAAACCATCGTGAGTTTCTTCGAGCGTCTCAAGACAGAAGCATCCGTTGAGTGGCGGGCCTACACCGAACATCCCTTTACGAACGGATTGGCGGACGGCTCGCTCTCTGAAGCTGCGTTTCGTCACTACCTCGTTCAGGATTACCTGTTCCTCATCGAGTTTGCTCGCGCCTACGCGCTCGCGGTCTACAAGTCGCCCAGGCTTGCCGACATGCGTGAAGCAGCGGCCGGCCTGTCGGCCATCCTCGATGTCGAGATGAACCTGCATGTGAAGCTCTGTGCCGATTGGGGCCTATCCCCGGCCGATCTTGAACAGGCCCCTCCGGCGGCCGAGATGCTGGCCTATACACGCTACGTGCTCGACGCTGGAATGCGCGGCGATCTGCTGGCACTCAAGGTGGCGCTTGCCCCCTGCGTGATCGGGTACGCCGAGATCGCAACGCGGCTCGCCTCGCGACCCCATGCGGACGCTGCGACGAACGCCTATCGCGTCTGGATCGCGGAGTACGCCGGCGTGCCGTACCAGGAGGTCGCTGCCAAAGCCCGTGCGCACCTCGACCATCTCGCCGATCTCTACGCCACGCCGGCCCGCGAGGCCGAGCTGACTGCGATCTTCAAGGAAGCCACCCGGCTCGAGGCAGACTTCTGGGAGATGGCCTGGCGCGAGGGCCAGCGTGTTGCCGAGTTACGGTGACAGTGCGCGAAACTCCTACGGAGCTGCATCCCGCCTCACGCAATCATCGCCTTGATCTGCGCCGTGTCCGCAAACTCGATCAGCTCGGCGATTTTGCCATCCTGAAATCTGAACAGGTCCAGGATCTCGGTGCTGAAAGTCTTTCCGCTCGGATTGTATCGAACGAGAACCCGGGAATGGACTGCAACGCGATCCCCGTCGACCAGCTCAGCCAGGATCTCGCGGCTTTCGAAGCCGAAGGTGGCAGTGAACTGAGTGAAAGCCCCGCGCAGGGTCGGGTGCCCCTCCATGCGTCCCGTCAGTTCGAGCGCACCCTTGTCGCCCATCAAGGTGAAGTGGCCGTCGGGATGAAAAGCCGCCACCAGGCCTTCGACGTCGCCGTCGCCGCGCGCGGCGTAGGCGGTCCTGATCAATGCGAGCATGTCTTCGCGCTGTGCCATGTGCCCCTCCCTGAAACACGTATCAGGGCAGCCTAGCGACCTTCGCGTGTAAAGGCAAAATCTTCGAGACGATGCTGCGCGTGCTCAGCGCGCCACCACCCAAACCACCACCGGCAGCGTCGCCGCCGCCAGCAGCGTGCCCAGCGCCACCGCCCCCGACACCGGGTTCACCAGCCGCTGATACTGCACCGCGAAGATGTACGCATTCGCGCCGGTCGGCATTGCCGCGAACAGCACGACGACACCGGCGGCCAGCGGCGGCAGGTCGAGCAGCTTTGCCAGCACGAACGCGGCCGCCGGCATCGCCGCCAGCTTGAGCGCGCACATCACCAAGATGCTCAGCTTCTCGCCCTTCACCTCGAAGCGGAACAGGTTGATGCCGAGGGCGATCAGCGCCGTCGGCGAGCCCGCCTGCGCGAGCAGCTCGATGGTGCGGTCGACGACCGGGGTGAGGCCGAGGCCGGTAAAACGCCAGACCACGCCAAAGCCGATCGCCAGCATCAGCGGGTTGCGGGCGAGGTCCGTGAGCACCGGCCAGATCACCGACAGGGCCGAGCCGGTCCGCTTGCGGTTGACCAGCTCCATCTGCAGGATGCCGCAGAGCCAGAGCAGCGGCGTGTTCACCGACAGGATCAGGGCCATCGGTCCGGCGGCCTCATTACCCAGCGCCGAGAGCGTCAGGGGAATGCCGAGCATCACGATGTTGCCGTAGACCGAGCCGATCGCGAACACGACGCCGTCCTCGCGATCTTCCCGCGGCGCGCGGAGCAGCGCGGAGATCGCGAGCGCCGCGATCCAGATGACGGCCAGCGCGCCGTAATAGGCGCCCCACATCCTGTAGGGGCTGACATCGGGGAATTCCGACACGACGATGGTGCGGAACAGCAGCGCTGGGATCGCGATGCTGAAGGCGAATTCGCTGATGCCCTTGTGCGCGGCCTCGGAGACGAAGCGAAACAGCACCGCGGCATAGCCGGCCGCGATCAGCGCAAACACCGGCGCGACGATCAATAGCGTGGCCATGCGCCGCTACGACCCCAGTCCGATGATCCGGCGTGCCATCCGCCCATTGGCATAGTCGATCATCTTGCCTTCCAGCGTCACCGCCCCTGATGACAGGAGCAGTGCTTGATGACGGTGATAGTCCACAAGAACGCCCGCACCGCAGAGTGCACGTTAGCCGCAAGGCAGACCAAAGACAATTTGTGCACCGCCACCGTAACCGATCTCTCACGTAGAAATCGGGTAGAAGTCCCGGGAAAGCGGCCGGACGGCAATTGCTTGAGGGCAATCTCGTGTAACCTGAATGCATTCTCTGATCGATTTGGATCCCATGCCCCTTGCTGCCGACCGTCTCCTCGCTGCCGTCGAAGCGATCTACGATACAGCAGCGAGCCCATCACTCTGGCCATCCGCTCTTGGCAAGATCGCAGGCTGCTTCGATGACGCCGGCGCGATCCTGCAATGGCGAAGGGACGACGGGGCCTTCGGAGCCATCGCCTCCGAAAGCCTCGCGCCGGCGCTCACCGACTATGGGACGCGTTGGGCGCAGCACGATTTCAAGGCCGAACGTTGCATCTCGGCCGGCCTTTACGTCAGCGGCGAGCCCTTCACCGATCGACACATCGGCCCGATCGACGACGCCTACCTCAACCATCCGTTCAGCAGGGAATTCCTTGCAAGGCACGGTTTGGGCTGGTTCGGATCGATCGGGGTGTCACCCGACCCCCGGATCATCGTGGCTCTCAGCGTGCAGCGAGCCTTCGCCAGGCCGCAGTTCTCCGACGCCGAGCTGGACCTGATAGCGACGCTCGGGCGCCATGCCGAGAAATCGTTGCGGCTGTCGATCAGGCTGCTTGATACCGAACTGGCCAATCTGGGCCTCGGCGACGCCCTCGCGCGGATCGGCATCGGCGTGTTCGCGCTGGACTCGTCGGCGCGTGTGCTGTTCGCCAATCCGGTGGGGGAGAGCCTTCTCGGCGAGGTGTTCGACCTCGTGAACGATCGTCTGCGTGTTCGTATGGTGGCGAGCCGGGCGCCGTTCGAGGCCGCCATGACGCAAACGCTTCGCGCCGAGGCGCGCGATCTGCTGGCCGAGCCGAGACCCATTCTCGTCGAGGCGAGTGCAACAGGCCGGCGTTTCGTCATCTACCTGCTCCCGATCACCGCCGGCGCACTTTCAGACGGCCATTTTCTGACCCGCACGCGAGCGATCGTGCTCGCGATCGAGCAGAAATCTGCCGAGCCTCCGGATCCCGCCATCGTGCGGGACATCCTGGGCTTGACGCTCGGGGAGGCCAGGATCGCCTCGCTGGTGGGCTCGGGCGTTCCGCCGAAACAAGCTGCGGGCCGGCTCGGGATTGCCGAAGACACGGCGCGCAATGTGCTGAAGCGCGTATTTCAGAAGCTCGGCATATCCAGGCAAAGCGAGCTCGCGGCGCTGCTCGGCCGGCTCGTGTTGCGAGGGCCTTGAATCACCGGCCTTGTAGCACCGGTCTTGCATCCTGGTGCACCCACCATATGAGAGTGATTTCGCCGTGGCCATCCTTCGAGACGCCCGCCGTTGGCGGGCTCTCAGGATGAGGACCGAGTGCCCTGCGCTGGTTTCAACGGGTTCGATTGCCGCCTAGCCTCATCCTGAGGAGACCGCGAAGCGGGCGTCTCGAAGGACGAGGCGCTTGCTCCGATGTCCCCGCGAAGCATATGCGATAGCCCTGCTCGAAGGGGGCGTCGGGAATGGCTCGTAAGCGCCGCTACGACCCCAGGGCGATGATCCGGCGCGCCATCCGCACATTGGCGTAGTCAATCATCTTGCCGTCGAGAGTCACCGCGCCCTGGCCTTGCGCCTCCGCCTGCTCCATGGCTTCGACGATCCGCCGCGCCTGGGCCAGCTCCTGGTCCGACGGCATGAACGCGCGCAGCGTCGGTTCGATCTGGTCGGGATGGATGACCTGCTTGCCGTCAAAACCCATCGCCGCGGCCTTTTGCGCAGCGCTTTCGGTGAGCCTGGCATCGCGGAACGCGCCGCAGGGGCCGTCGATGGCGTGAAGGCCGAACGCGCGGGCGGCGACCAGAAGGCGCATCATCGGGTAGGCAAGCAGGTCGAGCGGGGCAGAGGCATAGCCGCTTTGCGCCGATCCGACATGGCGGTAGCCATCCGGCGACACGCCGATGTCGGAGGAGCGGGCGCCGATCGACGCCGCGAAATCGCCGACGCCGAGATGCAGCGCGGCGACGCTGTCGTGACATGCGGCGAGCGTGTCGACATTGACGAGACCGAGCGCAGTCTCGATCAGCAATTCCAGCGCGACCGGCGAAGCGCGATCCGGCGCGGCGGCGCGCAGCTGATCGGCGATCGCAACGATGTCGCCGGCGCGCTCCGCCTTCGGCACGATCACCGCATCCAGCCGGGGAAGCATCGCCAGCGCGCGGATCTCCTGCGCGATGAAGCGGCTGTCGGCGGCGTTGACCCGCACCGTGACGCGCTTGTTGCCCCAGTCGAGCGAGGAGAGGGAGCGAACGGCTTCCTCCAGTGCGAGGCTTTTCTCCGATGGCGGCACCGCGTCTTCGAGATCCATGAAGACCGCGTCCGCAGCCGAGGCCGCTGCCTTGGCGACGAGACGGGAGCGATGCGCGGGGACGGCGAGGTAAGCCCGCGTTGGCCGTTGTGCCATCGTCAAATGTCCTTCGCCAGCCCGAGTTCGCGGAGGATGGCTTGATTGTGCTGCCCCAAATCCGGCACCGGATCCATCCGCGGCTCGACGCCTGGAATGGTGAGCGCGGGCAGGAAGCTCATCACCGGCCCGCACGGCGAGCCGACGCTCTGCACCCGCGAGCGCGCGCGGAGCTGCTCATGCTCCAGAAAGGCCTCGACCGAATTCAGATGCGCGTTGGCGATCGCGGCCTCATCCAGCAGGCGCAGCACCTCCTCGCTGGTCATCGCGGCAAAGCGCTGCTCGATATGCGCCTGCAGATCGTCGCGGTTCTGCATGCGCAGCGGATTGGTGCGGAAGCGCAGGTCGTCGGCGAAGCCGGCGTCGCCGAGCACGATGCGGCACAGCGAGCGCCATTCGCGATCGTTCTGGATGCCGAAGAAGATGGTGTTGCCGTCGCCGACCCGGAACGGGCCGTAAGGCGCGATCGTCGCGTGCCTGGCCCCGGTTCGCGGCAGCGGCCGTCCCGTGCTTTGCGTGTAGAAGGCGGGATAGCTCATCCAGTCCGTGATGGAATCGAATAGCGAGGCCTGAAAGGCGGTGCCCTTGCCGGTCCGCTCGCGACGGTACAGCGCCATCAGCACGCCGTTGAGGATGTACATGCCGGTGGCGATGTCGACCACCGACAGCCCGACCTTGGCCGGCTCCGCCTCGGTGCCGTTGATGGCGAGAACCCCGGCCTCGCACTGGACCAGCAGATCATAGGCCTTCTTGTCGCTGTAGGGGCCGCCAGTGCCGTAGCCCGACACGTCGCAGGCGATGATGCGCGGATGTCTGCGCAACAGCGATGCGGCATCGAGGCCGAGCCGCTCGGCAGCGCCGGGCGCCAGGTTCTGGATGAACACATCGGCCTGCGGCAGCAGGGCGTCGAGCACCTTGCGGCCGTCCTCGCTCTTGATGTCGATGGCGAGGCTTTCCTTGGAGCGGTTGGTCCAGACGAACTGGCTCGACATGCCGTTCATCACGTGGTCGTAGTCCCGGCAGAAATCCCCAGTGCCCGGCCGCTCGATCTTGATCACCCGCGCGCCCCAGTCGGCGAGGTGCCGGCTGGCCAGCGGCGCTGCGATCGCCTGCTCGAGCGAGACCACCGTGACGCCCGACAGCGGCAGATCCGCTTCATTCCCTTCCATTGCGATCGCTTCCTCTCGTGCGCTTTCCGACCAGCGCAGGAGACAGGCCGACCACCCACGCGCATCTTCTTGATGACGACATCATGCCCCCGTTTTGCCCGACGAGTCAAATTCGGCTTCGTTAAATCCTAAGTCGTGAAATGCGTAACGATTGCTGCGACTTGGCTACTGTGCATGGGGTTGTTTTCGCGTTTTTTGTGGGGCGGGGCACTCTTTCCTCGCGCACAGCTGTCATCCCCCGGGCCTCCATGTGGTCGTCATGCCCGGGCTAAACGACATGCCCGGCCATGACGTCGTGGACAGCTAGCGGAAGTCTGCCCCATCCTGTTGCCAAGACCGCACAGGTCCGACCTTTCGCATCTGCCCTCGTTGCCAACGAACCGCCGTTCACCCACTATTCCCTCCGACTCGACATGTTGGGGGGATCGATGCCGGCGTTTCGCTTCAAGACATCCTTGGCTGCTGCAACCCTCGGGATGGCCCTGGCGGTGCTGGTCCAGCCCGGCACCGGCTTCGCCTACACCCCGGAGGAGCAGCAGGCCTGCACGCCGGATGCGATGCGGCTGTGCG includes:
- a CDS encoding AEC family transporter, with the protein product MATLLIVAPVFALIAAGYAAVLFRFVSEAAHKGISEFAFSIAIPALLFRTIVVSEFPDVSPYRMWGAYYGALAVIWIAALAISALLRAPREDREDGVVFAIGSVYGNIVMLGIPLTLSALGNEAAGPMALILSVNTPLLWLCGILQMELVNRKRTGSALSVIWPVLTDLARNPLMLAIGFGVVWRFTGLGLTPVVDRTIELLAQAGSPTALIALGINLFRFEVKGEKLSILVMCALKLAAMPAAAFVLAKLLDLPPLAAGVVVLFAAMPTGANAYIFAVQYQRLVNPVSGAVALGTLLAAATLPVVVWVVAR
- a CDS encoding HpcH/HpaI aldolase/citrate lyase family protein, which gives rise to MAQRPTRAYLAVPAHRSRLVAKAAASAADAVFMDLEDAVPPSEKSLALEEAVRSLSSLDWGNKRVTVRVNAADSRFIAQEIRALAMLPRLDAVIVPKAERAGDIVAIADQLRAAAPDRASPVALELLIETALGLVNVDTLAACHDSVAALHLGVGDFAASIGARSSDIGVSPDGYRHVGSAQSGYASAPLDLLAYPMMRLLVAARAFGLHAIDGPCGAFRDARLTESAAQKAAAMGFDGKQVIHPDQIEPTLRAFMPSDQELAQARRIVEAMEQAEAQGQGAVTLDGKMIDYANVRMARRIIALGS
- a CDS encoding nuclear transport factor 2 family protein: MAQREDMLALIRTAYAARGDGDVEGLVAAFHPDGHFTLMGDKGALELTGRMEGHPTLRGAFTQFTATFGFESREILAELVDGDRVAVHSRVLVRYNPSGKTFSTEILDLFRFQDGKIAELIEFADTAQIKAMIA
- a CDS encoding helix-turn-helix transcriptional regulator encodes the protein MPLAADRLLAAVEAIYDTAASPSLWPSALGKIAGCFDDAGAILQWRRDDGAFGAIASESLAPALTDYGTRWAQHDFKAERCISAGLYVSGEPFTDRHIGPIDDAYLNHPFSREFLARHGLGWFGSIGVSPDPRIIVALSVQRAFARPQFSDAELDLIATLGRHAEKSLRLSIRLLDTELANLGLGDALARIGIGVFALDSSARVLFANPVGESLLGEVFDLVNDRLRVRMVASRAPFEAAMTQTLRAEARDLLAEPRPILVEASATGRRFVIYLLPITAGALSDGHFLTRTRAIVLAIEQKSAEPPDPAIVRDILGLTLGEARIASLVGSGVPPKQAAGRLGIAEDTARNVLKRVFQKLGISRQSELAALLGRLVLRGP
- the tenA gene encoding thiaminase II, whose product is MSFFERLKTEASVEWRAYTEHPFTNGLADGSLSEAAFRHYLVQDYLFLIEFARAYALAVYKSPRLADMREAAAGLSAILDVEMNLHVKLCADWGLSPADLEQAPPAAEMLAYTRYVLDAGMRGDLLALKVALAPCVIGYAEIATRLASRPHADAATNAYRVWIAEYAGVPYQEVAAKARAHLDHLADLYATPAREAELTAIFKEATRLEADFWEMAWREGQRVAELR
- a CDS encoding phasin — translated: MTGATDPFSASIIPFEVPEQMRAFAEKGVSQARENYAKFKDVAESHNGTVEAVFTSASKGASEYTAKLVEFMKANTSAQLDFAQQLFGLKSPAEALELWTGHTRTQLETLQSQAKELVELTQRVAAETAEPIKASASKFYKPAA
- a CDS encoding CaiB/BaiF CoA transferase family protein, which codes for MEGNEADLPLSGVTVVSLEQAIAAPLASRHLADWGARVIKIERPGTGDFCRDYDHVMNGMSSQFVWTNRSKESLAIDIKSEDGRKVLDALLPQADVFIQNLAPGAAERLGLDAASLLRRHPRIIACDVSGYGTGGPYSDKKAYDLLVQCEAGVLAINGTEAEPAKVGLSVVDIATGMYILNGVLMALYRRERTGKGTAFQASLFDSITDWMSYPAFYTQSTGRPLPRTGARHATIAPYGPFRVGDGNTIFFGIQNDREWRSLCRIVLGDAGFADDLRFRTNPLRMQNRDDLQAHIEQRFAAMTSEEVLRLLDEAAIANAHLNSVEAFLEHEQLRARSRVQSVGSPCGPVMSFLPALTIPGVEPRMDPVPDLGQHNQAILRELGLAKDI